A region of the Halostella limicola genome:
GGAAGTGCGCATCGATTCAATGACCGTCATCCGCGACGTCTGGGGCGGCGACGCCCCGACGGAATCGGGGGTCGAGACGTACAGCGAGGCCGTCGCAGCGGCGCTGTCGAGCGTCCCGGAACACCGGTACACGCACCTGGCCGACAGCGACCCGAATCCCGCCGACGCGCTGGCGACCGTGGGCGCCGATATCGCGGCCTTTGGACCTGGATAGGAGAGTCACGCACCGGAAGACCCGAATACCCGCCCCCGTCGGAATCCGCAGAAGCTACTCGAACCCGACTGACTTCGCTCTCTATCCGAGAACGCGTCACCGAGGGGTCTCTCTATTCCTGCTGAACCTGCCGGAAACGTGTTCCATACCGTCTTCCAAACTCGTCCATTCGCGGCAGTGCTCTTTCGGTACGGTCAGTCGCCCGCAAGCGCGTCGGCGAGGTCGACGGCGACGACCGCGATGGCGTCCCGGGCGCGGTCGACGCCGCGGAGCGTCATGAAGCCGTGGACCATTGGCCCGTAGTTCTCGTAGCGCGTGGGGACGCCGTCGCGGAGCGGGTCAACCCCGGCGGTGACGACCGTCGTAAGGGGCCCCGGCGCGCGTCGCCGGCGACCCCTACCGCGGCCGCAGGTGCTCGCAGTCGCCCGCGTGGACGCGGCGCCGTCCGTCATCGGTCTCGACGACGAGCGACCCGGGGAACTCCACGTCGACGGCCTCGCCGACCACGTCGCCGGTCGGCGTCTCGACGCGGACCTCCTCGCCGAGGGTCAGCGCGTGCTCGCGCCACGCGTCGAGCACCGCGTCGGGGTCGTCGACGAGGGCCGAGAACTCCTCCAGCAGGCGCTGGACGAACGCGCGGCGGTCGACGTCGCCCGCCTTCTCGCGGACGCTCGTGCCCTGGTCGGGGAGGTCCGCGGCGTCGACGTTCGCGTTCACGCCGACGCCGACGACCACCCAGTTGACGCGGTCGGCCTCGCCCTCCATCTCGGTGAGGATGCCCGCGAGCTTGCCGCCGTCGTCGGCCGAGAGCACGTCGTTGGGCCACTTGATGCCGGCGTCGACGCCCGCCTCGCGGAGGGCGCGGGTCGTCGCCACCGCCGCGGCCAGCGTCACGAGCGGCACGTGCGCGGGCGGCAGTTCCGGCCGGACGACGACGCTCAGCCAGACGCCGCCGGACGGCGAGGACCACTCTCTGTCGAGGCGGCCCTTGCTGTGGGTCTGCTCGTCGGCGAGCACGACCACGTCGCTCGCCCCCTCGGCGGCGAGGGCGCGGGCGCGGTCGTTCGTGCTGTCGATCGCGTCGTGGTACTCCACCTCGTAGGGCGCGTCGAGCCCGTGCTCGACCGCCGTCCCGCCGTAGTCGGGGACGCCCGTCAGCCGGTAACCGTCGCCGTCGCTCTCGATCGCGAACCCCTCCTCGCGGAGGGCGTCGACGTGCTTCCAGACGGCGGCGCGGGAGACGTCGAGGCGGTCGGCGAGGTCGGGCCCGGTGACGGGACCGTCGTCGAGCGCGCACAGCACCGCCCGGCGAGTGTCGTTCATGGGCGGTGGTACTGGCGTGGAGGACTTGAATCCCCGAGAGAACGGTCGGGGCCATCCGAGAACCGAGGTCGAAACCGCGGCCCGCGGTCGCCGGCGTCGCTGGGCGCTACTTGAACGGACAGAGCGTCTCGACCTGGTCGCGGGCGTAGCCGGCGGCGAAGCCGGCCGCGCCGCCGACGCCCGCGCCGACGCCGCCGGCGACGGGGCCGAACGGCTTCCCGAGCTTGGCGCCGGTTTTTGCGCCCTTCGCGGCACCTTCGTTCGCGTGCGATCCGGACGAACCGAACGGTCCAATCGGCATGGCTACTTCGGCGGTCGTCCGCCGGGACCGTAACTCTACTCCCCCTCCAGCCACTCCGCCGCCCACGCCTCTATCTCGTCGAAGACGGGACAGAGCGACCGGCCCTTGTCCGTGAGGCTGTAGTACGTGGCGACGGGGGCGTCCTCTTCGAGGCGTCGCGTGACGAACCCGAGGTCGGTCAGGTCGTCGAGCACGCGGGAGAGCGTTCGGGAGTTAGCGCCCGTCGACCGCTTGAGCTCGTTGAACCGCTTCTCGCCGTCCTGGAGGTCGTGGAGGACGATCAGCCGCCACTGCGAGCCGATCTGCTCCAGGGACTCGACGACGTCGCACGCGCTCTCGTTTTTCTCTTCGGGGGAGGGAGTTCGTTCCAGAGACATCGGTGTTACCTGCTTACCCCTCCGTCCGGGAATTCCTAAAAGGTTCGCGTTCGTACCAGGTAACGTGATGAAACCAGATACCACGACGATAGTGCAGTCCGGGACGACGACGGCCTCCGGCCACGGAGGTGACGCCTGATGGCACTGGAACTCACCGCCGTCGGCGATATCGTCTTCCTCGTCGCCAGGCTCCTGTTCGGCGGCGTCCTCGCGTTCATGGGGCTGAACCACTTCATGGACACCGACGCTATGGCGGGGTACGCTGAGTCCAAGGGCGTCCCCGCGCCCCGACTGTCCGTCCTCGCCAGCGGCGGCACGCTGATCTTCGGCGGCCTCCTCGTCGCGCTCGGCCTCTTCCCCGCTATCGGCGCGGGGGCGCTCGCGGCGTTCTTCCTCGTCGCCACGCCGAAGATGCACGATTTCTGGACCGTCGACGACCCGCAGGCGCAGCAAAACGAGATGACCCACTTCCTGAAGAACGCCGTCCTGCTGGCCGCGTCGCTGGCGCTGCTGGCGCTCGGCGGTCAGGCGTGGCCCTACGCGGTCGGTCTCTGAGCCGGTAAGGCCCGCGTCCCCCGGTGATCTGAGACGGTAACACCCGCGTCCTCCGCAGATGAGTCCCTTCGCGATCCAGTGTGGCCTCTGAGCGACGACCGCGCGGACCCCGACGGCCGCACCGACGAAAACCCCGTCGCCCTTGCTCGCTCCTCCACGCTTTTGCCGCCCTCTTCCGTACGCGGCGACATGGAGTACACGACGCTCGGGTCGACCGGGATGGAGGTCAGCCGCATCTGTCTCGGCTGCATGAGCTTCGGGACGAGCGACTGGCGCGAGTGGGTGTTAGACGAGGAGGAGAGCCTGGACCTGATCGACCGCGCGATCGACCTCGGAATCAACTTCTTCGACACGGCCAACATGTACTCCGAGGGCGAGAGCGAGCGCGTCCTCGGGACGGCTCTGGAAGGACGGCGCGACGAGGCCGTCGTCGCGACGAAGGGCTACTTCCGGATGGACGAGGACGACCCCAACTCCGGCGGCCTCTCGCGGAAGGCCATCGAGCAGGAGCTGTCGAACAGCCTCGACAGGCTCGGGATGGAGACGATCGACCTCTACCAGATCCACCGCTGGGACGACGACACCCCCATCGAGACGACGATGCGGGCGCTCGACGACGCGGTCCGCCGCGGGCAGGTGCGCTACCTGGGTGCGAGTTCGATGTGGGCGTACCAGTTCATGGACGCCCTGCGGACGAGCGAGCGCCTCGGTCTCGACCGGTTCGCGACGATGCAGAACCACTACAACCTCCTGTACCGGGAGGAGGAGCGCGAGATGCTCCCGCTGTGCGAACAGGAGGGCGTCGGGGTCATCCCGTGGAGTCCGCTCGCGCGGGGCTATCTCACCCGGCCGCACGAGGAGTTCGACGCGACGACCCGCGGCGAGACCGACGACTACGCCCGCGAGCACCCCTACTTCGAGGGCGGCGGGAAGGCGGTGAACGAGCGCGTCGCCGACCTGGCGGACGACCGCAACGCGACGATGGCCCAGATCGCGCTCGCGTGGGTGCTTCACCAGGACGCCGTCGACGCGCCCATCGTCGGCACGACCAGCGTCGAACACCTCGAAGACGCCGTCGAGGCCGTCGAGATATCGCTGTCGGACGACGAGCTGGAGTACCTCGAAGAGCCGTACGAGCCGGTGCGGGTCTCCGGCCACGAGTGAGGCCGGTCGTCGCCCGCGCCGTCCGGGCGTTCCCGCTATCTTAGGCCGACCAAAACCCTTTTGACTTTAGGTGTACCTAATCTCCGGTAATGGCAGTCCACAGTAGTTCGGACCCCGAAGAACCCGCCGCGGACGAGAGAGTCGTCGAGGAGCCCGACGAGACGCTGGTGGCCGCACACGAGACCTGTCCGGGCCGCACCGTGTTCACCGAGGACGACAACACGGACGCCTGGATCGCGACCGACCTGACGGTCGAACTCGAGCGGTAACCGCGACCTCCTCTTCCCGACTCCGCTCCGCGCGCAGTACACTCCCGGTCACCGTCGAGTCTCTCCGCCGGGTCACTTCTAGATCGGCGGGTCCGCAAGCGGGTCGAGCGCGACATAGGGGATCGATCACTGGGGAGTGATAACAAACCACGTCCAGAGTTTCCGACTCGGAAAACGGCCCCGCTATCCTTTCACTGCCCGCGGAGCGTTCCCGCCGCTACGCGTCGCGGCCGGTCGAAAAACGGAATCGCGGCCCGATGCCGGTACGCGGTCGTCGTGCGGACGGCCCTACCAGTTCTTCAGGGAGTCGTGCTCGAGGTAGTGTTCGATGTGGTGAGCGATCTCCTCGGTCTCGACGAGCTGCTCGCGGAGCATCTGGGCCGTCGCGTGGTCGCCGAGGTTCTCGGCGAGCTCGATGTGGTCGCGCATCGTCTCGATGATGTCGCCGTACATCTCCAGGTCGTTCTCCATCGAGGTGCGCGCGTCGTAGACGTCCTCACCCTCGGGCTCGACGGGCGCGTGCTCTTCGAGGTCGGACATCCCGCTGATCGGGACGCCGCCCAGCGCCTGCACGCGCTCGGCCTGCTCGTCGGCGGCCACCTCGGCGATCTCGTAGGCCTCCTCGAAGAACTCGTGGAGCGCCTCGAACTCCGAGCCGACGACGTTCCAGTGGTGCTTCTTCAGCTGGTGGTAGAGGACGTACGACGCGGCGAGGTCGGTGTTCAGCGCGTCGATTATCTGCTCTGCCTTCTCCTCGTCGAGGCGGAGGGCGTTCTCTTCGACTGTACCGGCCTCTCGGAGGACGGATTCCTGAGTGCTCATGGTCACTTCAGTGTACGCTCCGATCCTACTTAAAGATTATCTCTCCACTAACAGTTTTTCGGGTAACCTAAAGAAAATCTCTCGTTCCGTGTTCGAAGTTTACCAGTTTTGGTAGTTCGGTCCGCCGGCCGCGCCTCCTCCGGCGACGGCAAAATATAGCTTCCAGGGGGGCGTAGTTCGACGCGATGGGCGTCGTCGCGGAGTTCACGGTCGACGATCCGGACCTCCTGCTGAAGGAAGCGCTCGCCGCAGTCCCGGAGATGACCGTCACGATCGAGCAGGACACCGCGAGCCGCGACGGGCTCCCGATCTTCTACTTCTGGGCGTCCGGCGGCGATTTCGCGGCGTTCGAGGCGGCCCTCGACCGCGACGACGACGTCGCCGAGTACGAGATCCTCGAGACCATCGAGGACCGGCGAATGTACCGCGTCGGGTTCTCCCGCGCCTCCTTCTACGACGCCTATCGCGAGTCGACCGCGACCTTCCTGTCTCTGACCGGCTCCCATCGCGGGTGGCGACTCCAGATGCGGTTCCCCGACCGCGAGTCGCTGCGCCGGTACCGCCAGAGCTACGAGGAAGAAGGGGTCTCGTTCGTCGTCCACCGCCTGTACACGGACACTGGCGGCCCGGGCGACGAGTACGGCCTCACCGACAAGCAGCGGCGGGCGCTCGCGCTCGCCCACCGGGAGGGGTACTTCTCCCAGCCGCGAGAGGTGACGCTGGAGGACCTGGCGGCCGATCTGGACATTTCCCCGCAGGCGGTGTCCGCCAGGCTCCAGCGGGGGATGGACGCGCTGCTCGCGGCGACCATCGACGACGAGGACTTGAAGGATTGAACTGGCAACCCTCGAAGGAAGGCCCCTGCCGGCCGTATTCGGCTTCGATGGACCTTCCGAACGACCGCGGTCCCGACGGCGCGACCTCCGAGGTCGACGGGACCTTCCGGATCCGCGACCCGGACGACGTCGTCGAGCGCCGCTACGACCGGTCGGACGCGCGGCCGGTGCCGACGATAGTCGTCGACGCGGTCGCCGAGGCTGCGGGCGCGGACCCGCTCGATCTCACGCCGCTCGTGGCGACGATCGACACCGACGCGCTCGACGCTCTCTTCCGGTCCGCGTCCCGGGACGCCGTCCTCTCCTTCGAGCACGACGGTTGCCGGGTGACCGTCTCCGGCGAGGGGCGTATCGTCGTCGCGCCGGGGCGGTGACGGCCCCGCCCACACGGGGAGCGACGGATCGCTGAAGTGCCGCCGCGCTACAGGTGACTCTATGAACGTCCGCAGGGGGTTCGTCTCGCAGGTCGGCATGGGCGAGGAACTGTTCGACCGCGCGGCGGCCGCGGGGTACGACCACGTCGAACTGATGCTGGACGGCGACTGGTCGCGCGAGGCGCTGGAAACCGCCCCCGAGCGCGTCGCAGACCCGCTTGACGAGCACGGCCTCGACCTGCTGGTCCACCTGCCGTTCGGCGGGTTCGACGTCGGGTCGCCCCACCCGAAGGTCAGGGAGGGGTCGGTCGCCGAACTCGCCGCGTGCATC
Encoded here:
- a CDS encoding DoxX family protein — encoded protein: MALELTAVGDIVFLVARLLFGGVLAFMGLNHFMDTDAMAGYAESKGVPAPRLSVLASGGTLIFGGLLVALGLFPAIGAGALAAFFLVATPKMHDFWTVDDPQAQQNEMTHFLKNAVLLAASLALLALGGQAWPYAVGL
- a CDS encoding HalOD1 output domain-containing protein, coding for MDLPNDRGPDGATSEVDGTFRIRDPDDVVERRYDRSDARPVPTIVVDAVAEAAGADPLDLTPLVATIDTDALDALFRSASRDAVLSFEHDGCRVTVSGEGRIVVAPGR
- a CDS encoding aldo/keto reductase — its product is MEYTTLGSTGMEVSRICLGCMSFGTSDWREWVLDEEESLDLIDRAIDLGINFFDTANMYSEGESERVLGTALEGRRDEAVVATKGYFRMDEDDPNSGGLSRKAIEQELSNSLDRLGMETIDLYQIHRWDDDTPIETTMRALDDAVRRGQVRYLGASSMWAYQFMDALRTSERLGLDRFATMQNHYNLLYREEEREMLPLCEQEGVGVIPWSPLARGYLTRPHEEFDATTRGETDDYAREHPYFEGGGKAVNERVADLADDRNATMAQIALAWVLHQDAVDAPIVGTTSVEHLEDAVEAVEISLSDDELEYLEEPYEPVRVSGHE
- a CDS encoding winged helix-turn-helix transcriptional regulator, which gives rise to MSLERTPSPEEKNESACDVVESLEQIGSQWRLIVLHDLQDGEKRFNELKRSTGANSRTLSRVLDDLTDLGFVTRRLEEDAPVATYYSLTDKGRSLCPVFDEIEAWAAEWLEGE
- a CDS encoding helix-turn-helix domain-containing protein; protein product: MGVVAEFTVDDPDLLLKEALAAVPEMTVTIEQDTASRDGLPIFYFWASGGDFAAFEAALDRDDDVAEYEILETIEDRRMYRVGFSRASFYDAYRESTATFLSLTGSHRGWRLQMRFPDRESLRRYRQSYEEEGVSFVVHRLYTDTGGPGDEYGLTDKQRRALALAHREGYFSQPREVTLEDLAADLDISPQAVSARLQRGMDALLAATIDDEDLKD
- a CDS encoding biotin--[acetyl-CoA-carboxylase] ligase, which encodes MNDTRRAVLCALDDGPVTGPDLADRLDVSRAAVWKHVDALREEGFAIESDGDGYRLTGVPDYGGTAVEHGLDAPYEVEYHDAIDSTNDRARALAAEGASDVVVLADEQTHSKGRLDREWSSPSGGVWLSVVVRPELPPAHVPLVTLAAAVATTRALREAGVDAGIKWPNDVLSADDGGKLAGILTEMEGEADRVNWVVVGVGVNANVDAADLPDQGTSVREKAGDVDRRAFVQRLLEEFSALVDDPDAVLDAWREHALTLGEEVRVETPTGDVVGEAVDVEFPGSLVVETDDGRRRVHAGDCEHLRPR
- the dpsA gene encoding DNA starvation/stationary phase protection protein DpsA, giving the protein MSTQESVLREAGTVEENALRLDEEKAEQIIDALNTDLAASYVLYHQLKKHHWNVVGSEFEALHEFFEEAYEIAEVAADEQAERVQALGGVPISGMSDLEEHAPVEPEGEDVYDARTSMENDLEMYGDIIETMRDHIELAENLGDHATAQMLREQLVETEEIAHHIEHYLEHDSLKNW